DNA from Stenotrophomonas acidaminiphila:
TTCCCCGACCCGTGGCACAAGAAGCGCCACAACAAGCGGCGCCTGGTGCAGCCGGCATTCGCCGCGCTGCTGGTGCGCAAGCTGCACCCGGGCGGGCGGCTGCACTGCGCCACCGACTGGGCCGACTACGCCGAACAGATGTGGGACGTGCTCGACGCCACCCCGGGCCTGGTCAACCGCGCCGGCCCGCGCGGCAGCGTGCCGCGCCCGGACTGGCGCCCGCAGACGCATTTCGAGACCCGCGGCCAGAAGCTCGGCCATGGCGTCTGGGATCTGCTGTACGACCGGCAGGGAACGGGAACCGAGGGGTAAGGAAATGCTGCCTTCACGCACCAGCGCATCCGCGGACAGCGCCAGGCACCTGGTGCGGAAGGCCGGCCCCTCGTCCCGCCCCCGGCATACCGCTGCCGCCACCCGGTGCGGAATCGCAGGCGCGGTGCCCCATCCCGCCCCGGGGGCGGGCCGCGGGGTTGCGCCGCCCGCACCGACCGCGCGTGATTCCCGCCCCCTCCTGCGCGCCTGCCGGCCCTGATGGATACCGCCCTCACGCTGACGACCGACATGAAGCTCGTCCTCGGGCTGGTCGGCTTCACCATGGCGATGTTCCTGTTCGAGCGCATTCGCGCCGACGTGGTGGCGCTGGTGGTGATGGTGGTGCTGGGCGTCACCGGGCTGATCGCGCCGGAGGAGATCTTCGGCGGCTTCTCGGGCAACGCGGTGATGAGCATCATCGCCACCACCATCCTCGGCGCCGGGCTCGACCGCACCGGCGCGCTGAACCGGCTGGCCGGCTGGCTGCTGCGCCGCTCGCACGGGCTGGAACAGCGCCTGCTGCTGCTGACCAGCGCCACCGCCGGCCTCAATTCGTCGTTCATGCAGAACCCGTCGGTGATGGCGCTGTACCTGCCGGTGGCCTCGCGCCTGGCCTCGCATACCGGGCTGACCCTCAAGCGGCTGCTGCTGCCGATCACCGCCGCCATCGTGATGGGCGGGGGCCTGACCATGGTCGGCAACTCGCCGTTGATCCTGCTCAACGACCTGCTGATCTCGGCCAACAACAACCTGCCCTCCGGCACCGCCACCATCGAGCCGCTGCGCATGTTCGCGCCGCTGCCGATCGGCGTGGCGCTGCTGGCCGCGGCGCTGCTGTACTTCCGCTTCTTCGGCGACCGCAAGCTCTCGCGCGAAGAAGGCGCGGATGACGATGGCCAGACCCCGGCGCGCACCGAGAGCTACTTCGCCAAGGCCTACGGCATCGAAGGCGAGGTGTTCGAGCTGGCGGTCACCGCCGAGAGCCCGCTGGTGGGAATGACCGTGAGCGAGGTCGAGAGCCTGTTCGAGGCGCCGCTGCTGCTGGCGCTCAAGACCGGCAACGACACCCGCCTGGCACCGCCGGCGGACATGCGCATCTGGGTCGGCAGCGTGATCGGCGCGATGGGCCCGCGCCAGCTGGTGGCCGACTTCGCGCAGAACCAGTTCCTGCGCATGTCCTCGCGCCTGCGCAACCTGGGTGACCTGTTCAACCCCAGCCGCGCCGGCATCTCCGAGGCGGTGGTCCCGCCGACCTCGAAGCTGATCGGCAAGACCGCCGGCCAGCTGCGGCTGCGCAAGGAACGCGGCATCAGCCTGCTGGCGATCAACCGCGACAAGCAGGTGATCCGCGAGGACGTGCGCAACGTGGCGCTGCGCGCCGGCGACATGCTGGTGTTCCACAGCATCTGGCAGGACCTGGCCGCCGCCGCCGAGAGCCGCGACTTCGTGGTGGTCACCGACTACCCCAAGGGCGAACAGCGCCCGCACAAGTTCAAGATCGCCATGGCGATCTTCGCCATCACCATCATCATCGCGCTGACCTCGCACCTGCCGGTGGCGCTGACCCTGCTCACCGGCGTGGCCGGCATGCTGCTCACCGGCGTGCTGCGCATGGACGAGGCCTACGCCTCGATCAACTGGAAGACCATCTTCATGATGGCCGGGCTGATCCCGCTGGGCTGGGCCATGGATTCCAGCGGCGCGGCGGCCTGGGTCGCCGGCCACACCATCGACAAGCTGCCGGCCGGGATCCCGATCTGGGTGCTGGAACTGGCGCTGGCAGTGCTGACCACCGCGTTCTCGCTGGTGATCAGCCATGTCGGCGCCACCATCGTCACCGTGCCGATCGCGGTCAACCTGGCACTGGCCGCGGGCGGCAACCCCACCGCGTTCGCGCTGATCGTGGCGCTGTCGGCCTCCAACAACCTGATGACCGCGTCCAACCCGGTGATCTCGATGGTGATG
Protein-coding regions in this window:
- a CDS encoding SLC13 family permease gives rise to the protein MDTALTLTTDMKLVLGLVGFTMAMFLFERIRADVVALVVMVVLGVTGLIAPEEIFGGFSGNAVMSIIATTILGAGLDRTGALNRLAGWLLRRSHGLEQRLLLLTSATAGLNSSFMQNPSVMALYLPVASRLASHTGLTLKRLLLPITAAIVMGGGLTMVGNSPLILLNDLLISANNNLPSGTATIEPLRMFAPLPIGVALLAAALLYFRFFGDRKLSREEGADDDGQTPARTESYFAKAYGIEGEVFELAVTAESPLVGMTVSEVESLFEAPLLLALKTGNDTRLAPPADMRIWVGSVIGAMGPRQLVADFAQNQFLRMSSRLRNLGDLFNPSRAGISEAVVPPTSKLIGKTAGQLRLRKERGISLLAINRDKQVIREDVRNVALRAGDMLVFHSIWQDLAAAAESRDFVVVTDYPKGEQRPHKFKIAMAIFAITIIIALTSHLPVALTLLTGVAGMLLTGVLRMDEAYASINWKTIFMMAGLIPLGWAMDSSGAAAWVAGHTIDKLPAGIPIWVLELALAVLTTAFSLVISHVGATIVTVPIAVNLALAAGGNPTAFALIVALSASNNLMTASNPVISMVMGPAKYTPREMWRVGGPLSLIYTLVVVAMVNLMF